A single window of Selenomonas sputigena DNA harbors:
- a CDS encoding (Fe-S)-binding protein, translating into MAEETKKFTAADLNKQDTSLLADIEDALANCMKCGNCQAVCPIYRETKKEQMVARGKISLMQGYLSGKIPISAEFDHIMAMCLNCKSCAANCPCGVAADELILRGRNAAVKARGLHPIKKNVFRLLQNRPLFDAALKLGGMFGWMSFKEVPGKNAVKSRLPMPGMDPNRATPPLASRPLRSQYPEVIKVANPKFRVAFFTGCTINYMYTDMGDAVIDVLKANDIEVVLPSKQHCCGTPIHVSGAFDLANQLARNTIRVFEALDVDYIVGACGSCVEALKHYPEWLKDDPEWRPRAEKMAAKVREISELLIEKGFRTDNLSPVNKKVTMHDPCHMVRGLGITEQPREVLKAIPDLEFVEMKEHDRCCGSGGSFCMAHYEMSREINDRKCNNIKATGADLVATSCPSCRMHITDGVVQNNMPQVVYHPIQILAESYRGAKKRTEIA; encoded by the coding sequence ATGGCTGAAGAAACGAAAAAGTTTACGGCGGCAGACCTGAACAAGCAGGACACATCGCTCCTCGCAGACATCGAGGACGCGTTGGCGAACTGCATGAAATGCGGCAACTGCCAAGCCGTCTGTCCGATCTACCGCGAGACGAAAAAAGAGCAGATGGTCGCGCGCGGCAAGATCTCTCTGATGCAGGGATATCTTTCGGGCAAGATTCCCATCTCGGCGGAATTTGACCACATCATGGCGATGTGCCTGAACTGCAAGAGCTGCGCGGCGAACTGTCCGTGCGGCGTCGCGGCTGACGAGCTGATCCTGCGCGGCAGGAACGCCGCTGTCAAGGCGCGCGGCCTGCACCCGATCAAGAAGAATGTCTTCCGTCTCCTGCAGAACCGCCCACTCTTCGATGCAGCGCTGAAGCTCGGCGGCATGTTCGGCTGGATGTCCTTCAAGGAAGTGCCGGGCAAAAATGCTGTGAAGTCGCGTCTGCCTATGCCGGGCATGGATCCGAACCGCGCGACCCCGCCCTTGGCCTCGCGCCCACTGCGCAGCCAATATCCCGAGGTCATCAAGGTGGCGAACCCCAAGTTCCGCGTCGCCTTCTTCACGGGCTGCACGATCAACTACATGTACACGGACATGGGCGATGCCGTCATCGACGTTCTCAAGGCGAACGACATCGAGGTCGTTCTGCCGTCCAAGCAGCACTGCTGCGGCACGCCGATTCATGTATCGGGCGCCTTCGACCTCGCGAACCAGCTCGCACGCAATACGATCCGCGTCTTCGAAGCTCTCGACGTCGACTACATCGTCGGCGCCTGCGGTTCTTGCGTCGAAGCCTTGAAGCACTATCCCGAATGGCTGAAAGACGATCCCGAATGGCGTCCTCGCGCCGAGAAGATGGCGGCGAAGGTACGAGAGATCAGCGAACTGCTCATCGAGAAAGGCTTCCGCACCGACAACCTCTCGCCGGTCAACAAGAAGGTCACGATGCACGATCCGTGCCACATGGTTCGCGGCCTTGGCATCACGGAACAGCCGCGCGAAGTCTTGAAGGCCATTCCAGACTTGGAGTTCGTTGAGATGAAAGAGCATGACCGCTGCTGCGGCTCCGGCGGCTCCTTCTGCATGGCGCACTATGAGATGAGCCGTGAGATCAACGACCGCAAGTGCAACAACATCAAAGCGACGGGCGCAGACCTCGTGGCAACGAGCTGCCCGAGCTGCCGCATGCACATCACGGACGGCGTCGTCCAAAACAACATGCCGCAGGTCGTCTACCACCCGATTCAGATTCTCGCCGAATCGTATCGCGGCGCAAAAAAGCGCACGGAAATCGCATAA
- the clpX gene encoding ATP-dependent Clp protease ATP-binding subunit ClpX encodes MSGQEPIKHTCSFCKRKVTVHDQYDMPIFDPNTGFAICKDCVKDIYNFIEEHEAASVEKEKLDFAGQLDEILKKNKPHIIKAYLDEYIINQDRAKKILSVAVYNHYKRMKYGYMNEDGTDIEKSNVIMLGPSGCGKTALLSHLSRLLDIPFAVTDASSLTEAGFVGADVEVAVRNLYYAAEKDIEKAEHGIIYLDEFDKIARKSGANNSITADPGHEGVQQALLKMLEGSVVEFTARGQRKHPEAPTIKVDTKNILFIVGGAFVGIEDVIAKRLKKDAAGIGFGAEVEGKEKDAAKRFDELIHKVRPEDLMQYGIIPEIIGRLPVICTLETLSEDDLLRILTEPKDAPVKQYEKLLAMDNVELIFEEDALRAVAKKAIERKTGARSLKGIIEDTMLDVMFEIPKSEEKRRVTITKECLEEGKEPKIEVIG; translated from the coding sequence ATGTCTGGACAAGAACCGATCAAGCATACCTGCAGCTTCTGCAAGCGCAAAGTCACGGTGCACGATCAGTACGATATGCCGATCTTTGACCCGAACACGGGATTTGCCATCTGCAAGGACTGCGTCAAGGACATATACAATTTCATCGAGGAGCACGAGGCGGCGAGCGTCGAGAAGGAGAAGCTCGACTTTGCCGGCCAGCTCGACGAGATCTTGAAGAAGAACAAGCCGCATATCATCAAGGCGTATCTCGACGAGTACATCATCAATCAGGACCGCGCGAAGAAGATCCTCTCCGTCGCCGTCTACAACCATTACAAACGCATGAAATACGGCTACATGAACGAGGATGGCACGGACATCGAGAAGTCGAACGTCATCATGCTCGGCCCTTCGGGCTGCGGCAAGACGGCGCTCCTCTCACACCTGTCGCGCCTCCTCGACATCCCGTTTGCCGTGACGGACGCGTCGAGTCTCACGGAAGCGGGCTTCGTCGGCGCGGATGTCGAGGTCGCCGTTCGCAACCTCTACTATGCGGCGGAAAAGGATATCGAGAAGGCGGAACACGGCATCATCTATCTCGACGAGTTCGACAAGATTGCGCGAAAGTCGGGAGCGAACAACTCGATCACCGCCGATCCCGGGCACGAGGGCGTACAGCAGGCGCTCCTCAAGATGCTCGAAGGCTCCGTCGTCGAGTTCACGGCGCGCGGCCAGAGGAAGCACCCCGAAGCACCGACGATCAAGGTCGATACAAAGAACATTCTCTTCATCGTCGGCGGTGCCTTCGTCGGCATCGAGGACGTCATAGCCAAGCGTCTTAAGAAGGACGCGGCGGGCATCGGCTTCGGTGCGGAAGTAGAGGGCAAGGAGAAGGATGCGGCGAAACGCTTCGACGAGCTCATTCACAAGGTGCGCCCCGAAGATCTCATGCAGTACGGCATCATTCCCGAGATCATCGGACGTCTGCCCGTCATCTGCACGCTTGAAACGCTTTCCGAGGACGACCTCCTGCGCATTCTGACCGAGCCGAAGGACGCGCCCGTCAAGCAGTACGAAAAGCTGCTCGCTATGGACAATGTCGAGCTGATCTTCGAAGAAGACGCTCTCCGCGCCGTCGCCAAGAAGGCAATCGAGCGAAAGACGGGCGCGAGAAGCCTCAAGGGCATCATCGAGGACACGATGCTCGACGTGATGTTTGAGATCCCCAAGTCCGAAGAAAAGCGCCGCGTGACGATCACGAAGGAATGTCTTGAAGAAGGAAAAGAGCCGAAGATTGAAGTGATTGGATAG
- a CDS encoding HipA domain-containing protein: MVDLTHAKWRPNRYGGSEKKRTLLFDGKIYMVKFPEPPRSKKTSVSYIGNQFSEHIGCQIFQALQIPAQNTFLAKYCEPVTGKEKIVVVCEDFCQNGNRLLEFSKIGHHDTGSDKTYTTTIEDVYEIIERFDFPVNKFAIKKHFWNMFVVDALLGNPDRHLDNWGLLEDSAGRIKPAPVYDCGSSLSPLSSDERKDLLLKDENLMKIEEYNLCSVYRHQGKRIFYHEILKTPPADLHRSILEIVPRIKLAAPRIDALIDATEGMTDISKTYMKKSLAMRLNQMFKNRRQSIRFCKFCRL; this comes from the coding sequence ATGGTTGATCTGACACATGCGAAGTGGCGTCCTAATCGTTATGGTGGCTCTGAAAAAAAGAGGACACTTCTTTTTGACGGAAAAATCTATATGGTTAAATTTCCCGAACCGCCACGTTCTAAGAAAACCTCTGTCAGCTATATAGGCAATCAGTTTTCGGAGCATATCGGCTGCCAAATATTTCAAGCTTTGCAGATTCCGGCACAAAATACATTCTTGGCAAAATATTGTGAGCCTGTGACTGGAAAAGAAAAAATCGTCGTTGTTTGCGAAGATTTTTGTCAGAATGGTAATCGTCTTTTAGAGTTCAGTAAGATTGGGCATCATGATACAGGAAGCGACAAAACATATACGACAACGATTGAAGATGTTTACGAAATTATCGAGCGCTTTGATTTTCCAGTAAATAAATTCGCTATAAAAAAACATTTTTGGAATATGTTTGTCGTTGATGCCTTGCTTGGCAATCCAGATCGCCATCTGGATAACTGGGGACTCTTGGAAGATTCAGCAGGTAGAATAAAGCCTGCGCCTGTATATGACTGTGGCTCATCGTTATCTCCGTTATCATCGGACGAGCGAAAGGATTTACTACTTAAAGATGAAAATTTGATGAAGATAGAAGAGTATAACTTGTGCTCTGTCTATCGCCATCAAGGAAAGCGAATCTTCTACCATGAAATCTTGAAAACGCCTCCGGCTGACCTGCATCGGTCGATTTTGGAGATCGTCCCAAGAATCAAGCTCGCGGCACCGCGCATTGACGCGCTGATTGATGCGACGGAGGGAATGACCGATATTTCCAAAACCTACATGAAGAAATCCCTCGCCATGCGCCTGAATCAGATGTTCAAGAATAGACGACAATCCATAAGATTTTGTAAATTCTGTCGACTATAA
- a CDS encoding FAD-binding oxidoreductase gives MEKQQLVEEMTKIVGADNVQSKEEELYSYAYDATPGHIYMPDVVVSPGTTEEVSKVLKVANEHKIPVYTRGSGTNLSAGTAPLKGGIVLSMLRFNKIIDVDLENLIAEVEAGVVVQDINDHIAQFGLIYPPDPGTVKTASLGGTIAENSGGLRGLKYGITKNYVQGLEVVLANGDVLHTGGKNVKDVSGYDMTKLFTGSEGTLGVVTKALLKLVPAPEKTKSMVAIFDTIEDAGRAVSGIIAAKIIPATLEILDNATIRTVEDFMHVGLPTDADAILLIEVDGHPVVVEDEADKVMKVLKENNAREVTLARDAKHKEQLWTARRMALPCLAKLRPTTFVEDATVPRSKIPAFLAIVKKAAKDHNVTIGTFGHAGDGNMHPTIVCDLRDEEETKRVHEAMDDIFRGAVELGGTLSGEHGIGLGKLPWMELQHGKEGMEAMRQIKRALDPNLILNPGKLIGEC, from the coding sequence ATGGAAAAGCAGCAGCTGGTAGAAGAAATGACGAAGATCGTCGGCGCGGATAATGTTCAGTCGAAAGAAGAGGAACTTTACTCCTACGCCTATGATGCTACGCCAGGCCACATCTACATGCCGGACGTCGTCGTCAGCCCCGGCACGACGGAGGAAGTCTCGAAGGTCTTGAAGGTCGCGAACGAGCACAAGATCCCCGTCTACACGCGCGGTTCCGGCACGAATCTCTCGGCGGGCACGGCGCCTTTGAAGGGCGGCATCGTCCTCTCGATGCTCCGCTTCAATAAGATCATCGACGTCGATCTCGAAAACCTCATTGCCGAGGTCGAGGCGGGCGTCGTCGTGCAGGACATCAACGACCATATCGCACAGTTCGGCCTCATCTACCCTCCCGATCCGGGCACGGTCAAGACGGCGAGCCTCGGCGGCACGATCGCGGAGAACTCGGGAGGTCTGCGCGGCCTCAAGTACGGCATCACGAAGAACTATGTGCAGGGTCTCGAAGTCGTCCTCGCGAACGGCGATGTGCTGCATACGGGCGGCAAGAACGTCAAGGATGTCTCGGGCTACGACATGACGAAGCTCTTCACGGGTTCGGAAGGCACGCTCGGCGTCGTCACGAAGGCTCTCTTGAAGCTCGTTCCTGCGCCGGAGAAGACGAAGAGCATGGTCGCGATCTTCGATACGATCGAGGATGCGGGACGCGCCGTCTCGGGCATCATCGCCGCGAAGATCATCCCTGCGACGCTCGAAATCCTTGACAACGCGACGATCCGCACGGTCGAGGACTTCATGCACGTCGGCCTGCCGACGGACGCTGACGCGATCCTCCTCATCGAGGTCGACGGTCATCCTGTGGTCGTCGAGGACGAGGCGGACAAGGTCATGAAGGTTCTGAAGGAAAACAACGCACGCGAGGTCACGCTTGCCCGCGACGCGAAGCACAAGGAACAGCTCTGGACGGCTCGCCGCATGGCGCTTCCGTGCCTTGCGAAGCTGCGTCCGACGACGTTCGTCGAAGATGCGACCGTGCCGAGAAGCAAGATTCCGGCATTCCTCGCCATCGTCAAGAAGGCGGCGAAGGATCACAACGTCACGATCGGCACGTTCGGTCATGCAGGCGACGGCAACATGCACCCGACGATCGTCTGCGACCTGCGCGACGAGGAGGAGACGAAGCGCGTCCACGAGGCGATGGACGACATCTTCCGCGGTGCGGTCGAGCTCGGCGGCACGCTCTCGGGCGAGCACGGCATCGGCCTCGGCAAGCTGCCCTGGATGGAGCTGCAGCACGGCAAGGAAGGCATGGAGGCCATGCGCCAGATCAAGCGCGCACTCGACCCGAATCTCATTCTGAACCCGGGCAAATTGATTGGAGAGTGCTGA